The DNA window CCTACGAGCTCGAGCTCCAGCTCTTCAAACTCCCGCGCGGCCGCCTGGCTCAGGCACAGCTCTACGTCATCCTCGGCCCCGCGCAGGGCCGGCACACCGACCTCGCAGAAGCCGGGCGCGCGGCACTGCGCGGCGGAGCCGACATCCTTCAGCTCCGCGATAAGAGCGCCTCCGCGCCCCAGCTCCTCGCCCTCGCCCGCCAACTGCGCGAGGCCACCCGCGAGCACGACGCCCTCCTCATCATCAACGACCGCCCAGACATCGCCCTGCTCTGCGACGCCGACGGCGTGCACCTGGGCGCCGACGACCTGCCCCTCCGCGCCGCCCGCCGCCTGCTCGGCCCCACCCGTATCCTCGGCGCCACGGCCAACACGGTGGAACTCGCCCAGCAGGCCGAGGCCGAGGGCGCCGACTACATCGGCTGCGGCGCCGTCTTCCCCAGCCCCTCGAAGCCCGACCGCGAGGTTATCGGCCCGGTACGGGCCGCCGACGTGGCCCGAGCCGTCCGCATCCCAGTCTTCGCCATCGGCGGAATCACCACCGATAATGTCGGCGAGGTCCTCGCCGCGGGCGCCGACCGCGTCGCCGTGATCAGGGGCATCCTGGACGCCGACGACGTCGAGGCCGCCGCTCGCGCGTTCTGCGACAAGCTCCGAGGACCGCGCGATGCTTGAGAACCGCCGCGTCCTCCTCCTCACCGACGGCCACCTGGGCGTCTTCACCTCGAAGACGGCCACCTGCATCCTGCGCTACCGGCCCCGCGACGTCGTGGCCCTGCTCGACCGCAACGAGGCCGGCCGCGACCCCGCCGACCTCGTGGGCGTGGGCCGCGGCATCCCCATCGTCGGCTCCGTCGCCGAGGCCATGCGCTACCAGCCCCGCTCCCTGCTCATCGGCATCGCCCCCGCCGGCGGCGCCCTGCCCGACGACTGGCGCCAGTTCATCCGCGAGGCCATCGAGCGCGGCCTCGACATCATCAGCGGCCTCCACCTCATGCTCGCCGACGACCCCGAGTTCGGACCCCTCGCGCGCGACCACGGCGTCACCATCCACGACGTCCGACGCCCCCCCGAGGGCATCCCCCTCGGCGCCAACCTCGCCCGCACCCTCCCCTGCAAACGCATCCTCACCGTGGGCGCCGACTGCGCCATCGGCAAGATGCTCGTCGCCGTCGAACTCGCCGACGCCCTCGCCCGCCGCGGCCGCGACGCCCGCTTCGTCGCCACGGGCCAGACCGGCATCATGATCTCCGGCTCCGGCATCGCCATTGACCGCGTGATCTCCGACTTCGTGCCCGGCGCCGTCGAGATGATGCTCGTCGAGAACAAACACCACGAGGTCCTCGTGGTCGAGGGCCAGGGCACCCTCATCGAGCCCGCCTACTCGGGCGTCACCCTCGGCCTCATGCACGGCTGCGCCCCGCACGGCATGGTCTTCTGCCACCAGCCCACCCGCACGCGCCTCCGCCACCACCCCGAGGTGCCCATCCTGCCCCTGCCCCAGTTCATCGCCCTCTACGAGCGCCTCATGGCCCCCCTCTTCCCCTCCAAGGTCATCGGCCTCGCCCTCAACTGCGTGGACCTCTCCGATGCCGCCGCCCGCGATGCCATCGCCCACGCCGAGGCCGACACCGGCCTCCCCGCCACCGATGTCATCCGCTTCGGCCCCGACAAGCTCGCCCAGGCCGTCGAGGCCCTCCTCTGACCCCGCCCGCCCATACCTGCTCATCGCTCGGACAGGCTCGCGACGCCCGGAACCACGAGAATCGTCCATTCTCGCCATTCTACCCATACTTGCTCACCCTCCGGGCAGAGCCGGTATGGACAGAACCGCGAGAATCGCCCATTCCCGCCCTTCGGCTCATACTTGCTCACTCTCCCCCCTCACTATTGAGCAAGTATGGGCGACGGCCCCTGGGTCAAGCGACCCCGGCGGTCGCCGCCCCGCCTAACCGCCTGGCGCGCCACGGCTTACGCCTCCAACGCGTGCCAGATGTCACCGCGTGACAGGCACGGTTTCCCTGCTTCCGCCTCCAAAGGCGGCCGCGAGCGTCTCGCTTGCGGCTCGCTTCATCCGTTCGACAAGCGGGACCCTTGTCGCCACGAGGGGCCGCAACAAAGACTGCCTACAGAAATGGCCCACCCCCCTCGGAGGGTGTGGGCAGGAACTGTAGGCAAGGTGGTTCTCTCTGGAGCCTGAAGGGCTCGCATGGGATAGCCCAGGGCAACGCCCTGGGTTCAGCGGGATTCACGGGTCCAGCCCTGAAGGGGCGAGATAGAAGCTCTCTATTCCGCCCTGTCAGGGCTGCCGCGGGGCGGTCTGGTTCCCAGGGCGTTGCCCTGGGCTATCCCATTTCGCTCCTTCGGAGCTCCCGCAGCGACCCACAATTCCGGCCCACCCCCCCTCGGAGGCCCGGTTGCGCCGCCGGGCGGCATTCGGTATGATGCGCACGACAGGGGAGGCCCAGCCCGGAGGCCCCACGGCCCATGCGTGCCACCTGCCGCGATCTCGACCTGACCCTGCGCCGCACCTTCCGCATCTCGCGGTCCGCGGTGGACGTGGCGGAGAACGTGCTCCTGGCCATCGAGCACCAGGGCCTCACCGGCCTGGGCGAGGCGCATCCCTACGACTTCCGCGGCGAGGACCGCTGCCGCATCCTGCGCGCCCTGGAGTTCTTCGCCCGCTGGCTCGAGGGCCAGGCGTCCCTGGTCGAGGCGTTCGCGGATGTGCGCGCCGACGGCCCGCCCGACGCCTGGCCGCGCGCCGTCGCCAACCTGCTCGACTGCCTGCCGCCCGAGGTGCGCACGAGCCGCGGGGCCATGGCCGCGCTCGACGTGGCGCTCCACGACCTCGCGGGCCAGAGGCTCGGCCAGCCGCTCTGGCGCCTCTTCGGCGCCGACCCCGCCAAGGCCCCCCTCACCTCGTTCACCATCGGCATCGCCCCCGTGCCCGAGATGCAGGAGAAGGTGCGCGAGGCCGAGCCCTACGCCATCCTCAAGATCAAGGTCGGCACACCCAACGACCTGGCGATCCTCGACGGCATCCGCGCCGTGACCGACAAGCCGCTGCGCGTGGACGCCAATGCCGCCTGGACCGTGCCCGAGGCGATTGACAAGATCCGCGCCCTCCAGCCCTACGGCATCGAGTTCATCGAGCAGCCGATCCCGCCGGGCGACATCGCCGGCCTGCGCGAGCTGCGGCGCGCCGTCTCGCTGCCGATCCTCGCGGACGAGAGCGTGACGACGGCAGACGACATCCGCGCCCTGGAGGGCGCCGTGGACGGCATCAACGTGAAGCTGATGAAGTGCGGCGGGCTGGCCGAGGCGCGGCGGATGATCGCCCTCGCCCACGCGCTGGGCATGACGGTCATGCTCGGCTGCTTCATCGAGAGCTCGGTGGCCATCACCGCCGCCGCCCACCTCGCCCCGCTGGTGGAGTACGCCGACCTCGACGGCCACCTGCTGATCTCGAACGACCCCTACACCGGCGTCGCGCTCGACGCCGCCGGCCGCCTCCTCCTGCCCGACCGCCCCGGCCTGGGGCTCCTGCCGCGGGCATGATCGCGCCTACTTCTTGGGGGCCTGCGGCTCGTCCGGCCCGCGGCGCACGCACCGAAAGCCGTACTGCTCGTAGCCGAAGCACACGTCGGCCAGCGCCGGCGTCTCGTAGCTGCGCGCGGCCGATCGGCACAGATCGGCGCTGGAGCGCCAGCTTCCCCCCCGAATCACACGCTCGGTCCCCTTCGCCGGGCCGCGGGGGTCTTGGGCCTCCGTGTGCTGGTAGGCGTCCTCGGCATAGGCGTCGTTGCACCACTCGGCGGCGTTGCCGTGCATATCCACCAGCCCCCACGGGTTCGGCAGCTTCTGGCCCACGGGGTGCGTGGCGCCCCCGGCGTTGTCGGCCAGCCAGGCGAAGTCGCGCAGCACCACGGCGTTGTTCCCGCACGAGTAGCGGCTCGAGGTGCCGGCGCGGCAGGCATACTCCCACTCGGCCTCGGTCGGCAGGCGGTAGCCGTTCGCCGCGAAGTCGCACTCGTACGTCGTGCCGCTCTCCTTGTAGCAGGGCTTCAGGCCGTCGCGCAGCGACCGCAGGTTGCAGTAGCGCACCGCGAAGGGCCAGCTCACCCGCACCACGGGCTTGTCGAGGCCGTAGAAGCGGTCGGCCTTGCCCTCGCGCGACGCCTCGCAGGGGTTCTTGCCCATCAGATCGCGGTACGATTGCTGCGTGACCTCGTGCTTGTCGATGTAGAAGGCGCTCAGCCGCACGCGGTGCACGGGCTTCTCGTCATCGGCCCCGTCCGAATCGCCCATGCGGAACTCGCCGGCGGGGAGCAGCACCATCTCGATGCCCGACTTGGTGATGAACGGCTTCGGCTTCCCCGCCTCGTCGCGTGCCTTGTCGGTGCTCGAGCACGCGCCGAGGAGCAATAGCAGGCTGAACGCGACGGGCCAGTTCCTGGTCGGCTTCTCCGGCATGCCTGGCTTCCTCATGATGGAATCGCTCGGCGGCTCAGTGCCGCGCCCCTTCGTGCCCGGCGGGGCTGCGCAGGACCTTCTGCGCCCGGGCGCGCACCTCTCGGGCGATCTCGCCCATCCTCGGCTCGAGGGCCATGAGCAGGCCCGCGCGCTGGCGCACCAGCTTGATCGCGAGCCGCCCCTCGCCCACCAGCTCGTCCTGATTCCCGCCGATTTCGACGATCGCGGCCGTGAACTTCTTGCAGCGCTCGAAGGCGTCGGCGCCCTCATAGTCTAGCATAGTGCCGCGGAATTCGTCCACCATCTTCTGCGCTTCGTCGGGCGTCCTGATCGCGTCGCGCCGCTTGGCCACATAGCCGTCAATCATCCCCGTGAGTTTCTCCAGCTCGGCGATGCGGCCGGCCAGCTCGGGGTGCGCCTGCTTCTGCTCGGCCAGGTACTGGAGCACGTCGCGGCCGAAGTCCACATAGGTCTGGATGCGCCCGCGGATGTGGCGGATGAAGACCATCACCTCGTCGAGCGAGCGCAGGATCTCGTCGCGGCGCTTCTTCTGCTCGCCCTTCTGGTAGATGGGGTTGAGGAAGTCGCGGTTCGCACACGTCGCCCGTCCCTTGTAGTGCGACTGCTGACCCTCGAGGTCGAGGATGTACTCGCACGGCCCCACGCCTAGAGTGTTCCGCACGATGTCGAGCACGGTGAAGGTGTCCAGCGGGGTGCCGCCGGTGCGGCCGAGGGGGTAGATGATCGCCGGCCCCTCCCAGCGGAAGGGCTTGGACAGTGGCTGGAGGAAAGCCTCGCCCTGCCCGTCAATCCAGCAGGGATAGAGGAAGCTGCCGAGCACGGTCGTCCACCGCTTGCGGTCGCGGGGGATGGTGCTGGCATTGCCGAGCCAGTGCTTGACGTACTGCCCGTCGCTCCGCTGCGCGATGATCTCCCAGCTATCCGCGAGGCCGTCCTCCCGCCGCCAGTCCATCCGCCACTGGGCGGGGAAAGGCGGCTTCCAGTCGAGCTTCACGATCTTCCCCGCATCGTCCTTCGCCACGTCGCGCACGTGCCAGATGCCCGGGGCGTCGAGCGCGGCGACCCATATCTTGCCCTTGGAGCCGAAGGGGATGCAGGACGCCCTGAGCTGCCTGTCCTTGCCTTCGCCCGAGATCACGGCCTCCACGTCGTCGCCCCGCACGTCCCACACCGCCATCACAAGCGATTCGTTGTTCGGCAGCAAATGGATGAGGAAGTTCTCGCTCGGCAGCTCGCCCCTGGCCACGGGGATTTCCGTCGCGTCCACCACGATGTCATCGGCGAAGAAGTCGGGCAGCACGGCGAAGCGGCAGGGGGCCTTGACGGCCAGCCCCGTCGTCGCGGCGCCGATGGGCGCCGTCTCGATGAACGCCTGTCCCATGCGCAACTCGATGCGCAGGCCGCCCTGAGAGCCATTGGGGAGCTTGTACGCCACGTCCACCGCGCACCCGGCTGGTGCGTTCTTCGTCACAGTGACAGTGCTCGGCGGCCCCACGCTTCTGACGGGCAAGTCCGTCAACTGGGCGCGAAGCGTCGGCTCCTTCCCGCTGAGGGAATAGACCTCAATCAGCGCGCCGTGATGCACCTCCACGGCCAGGCGGTCGTTCGCAATGACCGCGCTGTTGCCGGCCTTGAGCGGCCGCGGCGTCTGGCTCTCGGGGAGCTTCTCGATGCCCTCCTTCTTGGCCCAGCGTGCTGCGAAGAACGCGGAGGTCGAGGGCGTCATCTCGAACACGCTCACGCCCGTTGCCGCCGCCTCCTGCTTCGCCGCCTTGTCGAAGGGCACGTAGTCGCCCTCGTAGAGGCGGAAGGCGTCCACGCGGAACGCCACGTTCGGGCGGTTGCAGCTCACATAGGCGAACCAGCCCTCGGCGAAAGGCTTCTCGACCTTGAACGTCACGTGAAGCTCGGTCCACTTGTCCTTGGCGATGGCAAACTTCTGGGAGCGCACCGCGCGGTCCCAGGGCTTGGCCGAGCGCTCGATCTCCAGTTGCACCTCGGTCGGCTCGGCGACGCTCTTGACGGATGCCGCGAAGGTATAGGTCTTGCCCTGCTGGCCGCCCGGGGCGAGTTGGCCGAACTGCACGCCCCATTCGCCCGTGGCCTCGATGGTCACGAGCGCGCTCCGCTTGCCCTCGAAGGCATCCTGGTCGTCCACCTTGAACTCGGCCTTCGTGCCGCCGCCCTTGTCCATCCTCCACGGCCCGGCCCCGCCCATTTCGAAGTTCGGGTCCTCGAACAGATTCCTCGGCGCCTCTCCCGCCCACGCCGCGAGGGAGAGGGCGAGGAGTGAAACGGCCGACACGCGATAGCGGCTGCCATAGCTCACGAGCATTCTCCTTCGGTTTCCGGATTCCACATTCCAGATTCCAGACCGCAGAGGTTGCTTCCTCAATCTGTAATCTGGCATCTGGAATCTGGGCTCTCAGTGCCTCGGCGCCTCGTAGCCCGCCGGGGCGCGGAGGATGGCCTGGGTGCGGCGGCGAAGTTCCCTGGCGATGTCGCCCATGCGCGGGTCGCTCGCCATCGCGAGGCCCGCCCGCTGCCGCAACACCTTCACGGCCATGCGGCACTCGCCGACCAACTCGTCCTGCGCGCCGCCGATGCCGACCAACGCCTTGGTGATCTGCTTGCAGCGGTCGAGTGCGTCGGCGCCTTCGTAGCCCACCAGGTTCCTGCGAAAGTCGTCCACAAGGGCCACCGCGTCCCCGGCCGGGCGAATGGCCCCTTGGCGGTTCGCGTAGGCCGACTCGATGCGCTTCAAGACGCCCTGCATCTGGGTGAGGGCTTCGGCCAGCTCGGGCTTCGCCTTCCTCTGGTCTTCGAGCCAGGCGAACTGCTCGCGGCCAAACTGAGCGTATGCCTCGATCCGCCCGCGAACGAGCTGGACGAAGGCCAGCACGTCATCAAGGGCTTTCTCCACCTCGGCCCGCCTCTCGCCCTGCTGCTTCGCGGCGTAGATGCCGTCGAGCCGGGTGCGCGTGGCACATGTGGCCGCGCCGCGGGCCACTTTGCGTTGCCCTTCCACATCCAGCACATACTCGCACGGGCCGACGCCCAGGCACTCGCGCACGGCGTCCACCAGCGTGAAGCGGTCGAGCGGCGTGGCCTGCA is part of the Planctomycetota bacterium genome and encodes:
- a CDS encoding thiamine phosphate synthase; the protein is MAEPATLRILDANANRAREALRVAEDYARFALDSARLADALKGLRHRLRGQLDALGIPGEALLAVRDTPGDVGTALTAPAELRRASAADVAKAALKRLEEALRCLEEYGKTLSPDAARGIQHLRYAAYELELQLFKLPRGRLAQAQLYVILGPAQGRHTDLAEAGRAALRGGADILQLRDKSASAPQLLALARQLREATREHDALLIINDRPDIALLCDADGVHLGADDLPLRAARRLLGPTRILGATANTVELAQQAEAEGADYIGCGAVFPSPSKPDREVIGPVRAADVARAVRIPVFAIGGITTDNVGEVLAAGADRVAVIRGILDADDVEAAARAFCDKLRGPRDA
- a CDS encoding DUF1611 domain-containing protein; its protein translation is MLENRRVLLLTDGHLGVFTSKTATCILRYRPRDVVALLDRNEAGRDPADLVGVGRGIPIVGSVAEAMRYQPRSLLIGIAPAGGALPDDWRQFIREAIERGLDIISGLHLMLADDPEFGPLARDHGVTIHDVRRPPEGIPLGANLARTLPCKRILTVGADCAIGKMLVAVELADALARRGRDARFVATGQTGIMISGSGIAIDRVISDFVPGAVEMMLVENKHHEVLVVEGQGTLIEPAYSGVTLGLMHGCAPHGMVFCHQPTRTRLRHHPEVPILPLPQFIALYERLMAPLFPSKVIGLALNCVDLSDAAARDAIAHAEADTGLPATDVIRFGPDKLAQAVEALL
- a CDS encoding dipeptide epimerase; protein product: MRATCRDLDLTLRRTFRISRSAVDVAENVLLAIEHQGLTGLGEAHPYDFRGEDRCRILRALEFFARWLEGQASLVEAFADVRADGPPDAWPRAVANLLDCLPPEVRTSRGAMAALDVALHDLAGQRLGQPLWRLFGADPAKAPLTSFTIGIAPVPEMQEKVREAEPYAILKIKVGTPNDLAILDGIRAVTDKPLRVDANAAWTVPEAIDKIRALQPYGIEFIEQPIPPGDIAGLRELRRAVSLPILADESVTTADDIRALEGAVDGINVKLMKCGGLAEARRMIALAHALGMTVMLGCFIESSVAITAAAHLAPLVEYADLDGHLLISNDPYTGVALDAAGRLLLPDRPGLGLLPRA
- a CDS encoding SUMF1/EgtB/PvdO family nonheme iron enzyme, with the protein product MPEKPTRNWPVAFSLLLLLGACSSTDKARDEAGKPKPFITKSGIEMVLLPAGEFRMGDSDGADDEKPVHRVRLSAFYIDKHEVTQQSYRDLMGKNPCEASREGKADRFYGLDKPVVRVSWPFAVRYCNLRSLRDGLKPCYKESGTTYECDFAANGYRLPTEAEWEYACRAGTSSRYSCGNNAVVLRDFAWLADNAGGATHPVGQKLPNPWGLVDMHGNAAEWCNDAYAEDAYQHTEAQDPRGPAKGTERVIRGGSWRSSADLCRSAARSYETPALADVCFGYEQYGFRCVRRGPDEPQAPKK
- a CDS encoding carbohydrate binding domain-containing protein; this encodes MSYGSRYRVSAVSLLALSLAAWAGEAPRNLFEDPNFEMGGAGPWRMDKGGGTKAEFKVDDQDAFEGKRSALVTIEATGEWGVQFGQLAPGGQQGKTYTFAASVKSVAEPTEVQLEIERSAKPWDRAVRSQKFAIAKDKWTELHVTFKVEKPFAEGWFAYVSCNRPNVAFRVDAFRLYEGDYVPFDKAAKQEAAATGVSVFEMTPSTSAFFAARWAKKEGIEKLPESQTPRPLKAGNSAVIANDRLAVEVHHGALIEVYSLSGKEPTLRAQLTDLPVRSVGPPSTVTVTKNAPAGCAVDVAYKLPNGSQGGLRIELRMGQAFIETAPIGAATTGLAVKAPCRFAVLPDFFADDIVVDATEIPVARGELPSENFLIHLLPNNESLVMAVWDVRGDDVEAVISGEGKDRQLRASCIPFGSKGKIWVAALDAPGIWHVRDVAKDDAGKIVKLDWKPPFPAQWRMDWRREDGLADSWEIIAQRSDGQYVKHWLGNASTIPRDRKRWTTVLGSFLYPCWIDGQGEAFLQPLSKPFRWEGPAIIYPLGRTGGTPLDTFTVLDIVRNTLGVGPCEYILDLEGQQSHYKGRATCANRDFLNPIYQKGEQKKRRDEILRSLDEVMVFIRHIRGRIQTYVDFGRDVLQYLAEQKQAHPELAGRIAELEKLTGMIDGYVAKRRDAIRTPDEAQKMVDEFRGTMLDYEGADAFERCKKFTAAIVEIGGNQDELVGEGRLAIKLVRQRAGLLMALEPRMGEIAREVRARAQKVLRSPAGHEGARH